A region of Nostoc sp. 'Peltigera membranacea cyanobiont' N6 DNA encodes the following proteins:
- a CDS encoding DevA family ABC transporter ATP-binding protein, with the protein MRSEPLVNIENLSHYYGRGVLRKQILFDINLKIQPGEIVIMTGPSGSGKTSLLTLIGALRSAQIGSLKVFGQELCGATQDQLVQVRRNIGYIFQAHNLLSFLTAQQNVQMSLQIQPGMTKQKAQRRAKSILEAVGLGQKINSYPENLSGGQKQRVAIARALVNSPSLVLADEPTAALDSKTGRDVVDLMQKLAKEQGCSILLVTHDNRILDIANRIVYMEDGRLDRSHTGTFIGEDAVQNAVR; encoded by the coding sequence ATGCGGTCAGAACCTCTTGTTAATATTGAAAACCTCAGCCATTACTACGGTCGAGGAGTCTTACGTAAACAAATTTTGTTTGATATTAATCTAAAAATTCAACCGGGCGAAATTGTAATTATGACTGGGCCATCAGGATCTGGTAAGACTTCTTTACTAACTTTAATTGGTGCTTTACGTTCAGCCCAAATCGGTAGTCTAAAAGTTTTTGGGCAAGAGCTATGCGGAGCTACTCAAGACCAATTAGTGCAAGTGCGACGTAATATTGGCTATATTTTTCAGGCACATAACTTGCTGAGTTTTTTAACAGCTCAACAGAATGTCCAAATGTCGCTTCAAATCCAACCTGGGATGACTAAGCAGAAGGCTCAACGCCGAGCAAAATCTATACTTGAAGCTGTTGGATTAGGACAAAAAATTAATAGCTATCCAGAAAACCTTTCTGGCGGACAAAAACAGCGGGTTGCAATTGCTCGTGCTTTGGTAAACTCTCCCAGTTTAGTTCTGGCTGATGAACCTACTGCTGCTTTAGATAGTAAGACTGGTCGCGATGTTGTAGATTTAATGCAAAAACTAGCCAAAGAACAAGGGTGTTCCATCTTGCTAGTGACTCATGATAATCGTATTTTAGATATTGCCAATCGTATTGTATACATGGAAGATGGTCGATTAGATAGAAGTCACACAGGAACTTTTATTGGGGAAGATGCGGTACAAAACGCGGTAAGGTGA
- the devC gene encoding ABC transporter permease DevC: MIGFNLSFLDGNKIPLAWLQLIREKTRLFVAISGISFAVVLMFMQMGFLTALFDSAVGMHSSLQGDIVLISPRSVALIAMKPFSQRRLYQVLGFQGVESVSPIYVDSGIWKNPQNPSITRNIRIYGINPDNQVFNMPGVAENLDKIKMPDVVLFDWGSRTEFGPISTLFKQKKSVITEVEERRINVGGLFELGVTFGSDGTLITSDLNFLRIFEERRTAGLIDIGLIKLKPGVDAEKVLKNLRANLPKDVKVLSKQEYKKFEVNYWSGSTPIGFTFILGTVMGFFVGTIIVYQVLYTDVNDHLPEYATLKAIGYKDSFFSGVVFQAAMILATLGFLPGVLIAWGLYELTRTATLLPMFMQLDKNLLVLVLTFVMCFVSGSIAIRKLREADPADIF, from the coding sequence ATGATAGGTTTTAATTTATCCTTTCTCGATGGTAATAAAATTCCTCTGGCATGGTTGCAATTGATCCGGGAGAAGACGAGGCTATTCGTGGCCATTTCAGGTATCAGCTTTGCCGTGGTACTAATGTTCATGCAGATGGGATTTCTAACTGCTCTATTTGATAGTGCAGTTGGTATGCACAGCAGTCTACAAGGCGATATTGTGCTGATTAGTCCCCGATCAGTGGCCTTAATTGCCATGAAACCATTTTCCCAACGGCGGCTATACCAAGTATTGGGCTTTCAAGGAGTAGAATCTGTCAGCCCTATCTACGTAGATTCTGGAATCTGGAAAAATCCGCAAAATCCTAGTATTACCCGCAATATTCGGATCTATGGAATTAATCCTGACAATCAAGTATTTAACATGCCAGGGGTAGCTGAAAATCTAGATAAGATTAAAATGCCTGATGTAGTTTTATTCGATTGGGGTTCGCGGACTGAATTTGGGCCGATTAGCACTTTATTTAAGCAGAAAAAAAGCGTAATTACAGAGGTAGAGGAACGGCGAATTAATGTTGGTGGTTTATTTGAATTAGGAGTTACTTTTGGTTCGGATGGTACTTTAATCACCAGCGATCTAAATTTTTTAAGAATCTTTGAAGAGCGGAGAACCGCAGGATTAATTGATATCGGTTTGATTAAACTCAAGCCAGGTGTAGATGCAGAAAAAGTGTTGAAAAATTTGAGGGCAAACTTACCCAAAGATGTAAAAGTGCTATCGAAACAAGAATACAAAAAATTTGAAGTAAACTACTGGAGCGGCAGCACGCCTATTGGTTTTACTTTTATACTTGGTACAGTTATGGGCTTTTTTGTCGGGACGATTATCGTCTATCAAGTACTTTATACTGACGTTAACGATCATCTCCCTGAGTATGCCACACTCAAAGCGATCGGATACAAAGATTCCTTCTTCTCTGGTGTTGTATTTCAAGCAGCAATGATTTTAGCCACGCTAGGATTTTTGCCTGGAGTACTAATTGCTTGGGGTTTATATGAACTCACCCGCACTGCCACACTCTTGCCGATGTTTATGCAGCTTGATAAAAACTTGCTAGTGCTAGTTTTGACATTTGTCATGTGCTTTGTCTCTGGTAGCATCGCTATACGCAAGCTCCGAGAAGCAGACCCGGCTGACATATTTTAA
- a CDS encoding ABC exporter membrane fusion protein, translating into MFEQEVSLITEKKHRPLIKPIVQWAGILGATAAVGIGGFVVWKQVSSQTGVENQTGIHTPLPQAQKVVETITALGRLEPHGEVIQVSAPTFLEGARVEKLLVEDTDWVKSGQVIAVLDRRERLQAALKQAQRQVEVAQARLAKVKAGAKEGDLGAQKATIARLEAELRIAQTEHQRYKYLQETGAISASLLDSKRQIVETIQGQLNQAKSTLTSIAEVRPTDIQEAEAEIASAVASEQKAKADLETAFVTAPQNGQVLKIHTRAGEMVGAKAIADIGQTRQMDVIAEVYENDLAKVKIGQKATITSLNKAFVGKLQGTVYRIIPQIGKRDVLNDDPAAAVDARVAEVKISLLPKDSQRIMSLINLKVEVAINP; encoded by the coding sequence ATGTTTGAACAAGAAGTTTCTTTAATTACTGAGAAAAAGCATAGACCATTGATTAAACCTATAGTTCAATGGGCTGGCATCTTGGGAGCGACAGCAGCAGTGGGAATAGGTGGATTTGTGGTTTGGAAACAGGTGAGTTCCCAAACCGGGGTTGAGAATCAGACTGGCATACATACCCCTTTGCCTCAAGCACAAAAAGTTGTAGAGACGATAACTGCTTTAGGACGCTTGGAACCTCACGGAGAAGTAATTCAAGTCTCAGCGCCCACTTTCTTAGAAGGCGCACGAGTTGAGAAACTATTGGTGGAAGACACAGATTGGGTGAAATCTGGTCAGGTAATCGCAGTTCTCGATCGCCGCGAACGATTGCAAGCTGCTTTGAAACAGGCTCAAAGACAAGTTGAAGTAGCCCAAGCACGGCTAGCCAAAGTCAAAGCCGGAGCGAAAGAGGGAGATTTAGGAGCGCAAAAAGCAACAATCGCTCGCTTGGAGGCAGAATTACGAATTGCCCAAACAGAACATCAACGGTACAAATATCTACAGGAAACTGGAGCAATTTCTGCTTCACTTCTAGACTCAAAACGCCAAATTGTCGAAACAATTCAGGGACAACTCAATCAAGCTAAATCTACCCTAACTAGTATTGCAGAAGTTCGTCCGACTGATATCCAGGAAGCTGAAGCAGAAATTGCTAGTGCTGTAGCATCTGAGCAGAAAGCCAAAGCAGACTTAGAAACTGCCTTTGTCACCGCACCCCAGAACGGTCAAGTTTTAAAAATTCATACTCGTGCAGGAGAGATGGTTGGTGCTAAAGCGATCGCAGATATTGGACAAACCAGGCAAATGGACGTAATCGCTGAAGTTTACGAAAACGATCTTGCCAAAGTGAAGATAGGGCAAAAAGCTACTATCACCAGTCTTAACAAAGCCTTTGTTGGAAAACTACAGGGAACAGTATACCGCATCATTCCCCAAATTGGTAAGCGGGATGTCCTCAATGACGATCCAGCAGCAGCAGTTGATGCCAGAGTTGCTGAAGTCAAAATCAGTTTATTACCGAAAGACAGTCAGCGAATTATGAGTTTGATCAATCTTAAAGTAGAAGTAGCAATCAATCCTTAA
- a CDS encoding MarR family winged helix-turn-helix transcriptional regulator yields MEKQATELDLTQLITIENTCACFNLRKASRAVTQLFDEKLEPSGLLVTQLTILVAISILGSVAIGDLAEGLVMDRTTLTRNLKPPEREGLIQINPGEDRRVRVVTLTDKGRSVLAQALPLWQQAQADIVESLGQERFNVLLSSLTTTVSIARNS; encoded by the coding sequence ATGGAAAAGCAAGCTACTGAGTTAGATTTGACTCAGTTGATTACTATTGAGAATACCTGCGCCTGCTTTAACCTTCGTAAAGCATCTAGAGCAGTTACACAACTTTTTGATGAAAAGCTAGAGCCAAGTGGTCTGCTGGTTACTCAGTTGACAATTCTAGTTGCTATCTCAATTCTCGGTTCAGTAGCGATCGGTGATTTAGCTGAAGGTTTAGTTATGGATCGAACTACGCTGACGCGAAACCTTAAGCCTCCCGAAAGAGAAGGACTGATTCAAATTAATCCTGGTGAGGATCGACGGGTGCGAGTAGTAACCTTGACGGATAAAGGACGCTCTGTTTTGGCGCAAGCCTTACCATTATGGCAACAAGCGCAAGCTGATATAGTTGAGAGCTTAGGTCAAGAACGCTTTAATGTATTGCTTTCAAGCTTGACTACTACGGTTTCAATAGCCCGGAACAGCTAA